Proteins from one Thermobifida alba genomic window:
- a CDS encoding PP2C family protein-serine/threonine phosphatase, whose product MSTSPPARLLRSAHSLAERVLAFLRRKVLFRYRLVLIVLVLLAVGIGVGAVWGPQGWFPPSAVILTVLAGGLLLKRRSLAFLLGVVAVVLACTAYALDLSQVGPGLAVTIGVTGVVAYLLSGVRERLGVQGLDGEKMLLELRDRIRTQGRLPDLPAGWHATQVLRQAGGSSFGGDFVVSMLRDDRLDIAVVDVSGKGVDAGTRALLLSGAFGGLIGAVPRGEFLEHCNDYLIRTAVGEGFVTAVHLSVDLTTGEYLLASAGHPPAVQFDHTTGEWGTAEAKGVVLGVVPEMSYPPVRGRLRPGDAVMLYTDGLVETPGEDLDAGVDRLLGAAESLVAVGFGPGADQLVDTLSKDKNDDRALVVLWRTR is encoded by the coding sequence ATGAGCACTTCGCCGCCCGCCCGCCTCCTGCGCTCCGCCCACTCCCTGGCGGAGCGCGTCCTCGCGTTCCTCCGCCGCAAAGTGCTCTTCCGCTACCGCCTCGTCCTCATCGTCCTGGTCCTGCTCGCCGTCGGGATCGGGGTGGGCGCGGTGTGGGGCCCGCAGGGCTGGTTCCCGCCCAGCGCCGTCATCCTCACCGTCCTGGCCGGGGGGCTGCTCCTCAAACGGAGGAGCCTGGCCTTCCTGCTCGGGGTCGTGGCCGTGGTCCTCGCCTGCACCGCCTACGCGCTGGACCTCAGCCAGGTGGGCCCCGGGCTGGCCGTCACCATCGGGGTCACCGGCGTCGTGGCCTACCTGCTGTCGGGGGTGCGCGAACGGCTCGGCGTGCAGGGGCTCGACGGCGAGAAGATGCTCCTGGAACTGCGCGACCGCATCCGCACCCAGGGACGGCTGCCCGACCTGCCCGCCGGATGGCACGCCACCCAGGTGCTGCGGCAGGCGGGCGGCTCCTCCTTCGGCGGCGACTTCGTGGTCTCCATGCTCCGCGACGACCGGCTCGACATCGCGGTGGTCGACGTCTCCGGCAAGGGCGTCGACGCGGGCACCCGGGCGCTGCTGCTCTCCGGGGCCTTCGGCGGACTCATCGGCGCGGTGCCGCGCGGCGAGTTCCTGGAGCACTGCAACGACTACCTGATCCGCACCGCCGTCGGCGAGGGCTTCGTCACCGCCGTGCACCTGAGCGTCGACCTGACCACCGGGGAGTACCTGCTCGCCTCGGCCGGGCACCCGCCCGCCGTGCAGTTCGACCACACGACCGGCGAGTGGGGCACCGCCGAGGCCAAGGGGGTCGTGCTCGGCGTCGTCCCGGAGATGAGCTACCCGCCGGTGCGGGGCCGCCTGCGCCCCGGCGACGCCGTCATGCTCTACACCGACGGCCTCGTCGAGACCCCGGGGGAGGACCTCGACGCGGGCGTGGACCGCCTGCTGGGAGCGGCCGAGAGCCTGGTGGCCGTGGGCTTCGGCCCCGGAGCCGACCAGTTGGTCGACACGCTGAGCAAGGACAAGAACGACGACCGCGCCCTCGTGGTGCTCTGGCGGACCCGCTGA
- the pepN gene encoding aminopeptidase N translates to MAGNLTREEARERARILSVDSYAVELDLTSSDQTFASTTVVRFRCSEPGAASFVDLVAPTVREITLNGAALDPAEVFDGERITLPSLQADNELRVVADAAYMRTGEGLHRFVDPVDGNVYLYSQFETADAHRMYACFDQPDLKATFELTVLAPADFEVVSNTAPDVVREPVKNDTAVRWHFPPTKRMSTYITALIAGPYHVVRDEHDGIPLGVYCRASLAQCLDADAILEVTKQGFDFFHRVFGVRYPFGKYDQLFVPEFNAGAMENAGAVTFLEDYVFRSRVTEARYERRAETILHEMAHMWFGNLVTMRWWDDLWLNESFATFASVYCQAEATRWRDAWTTFANVEKAWALRQDQLPSTHPIAADMPDMQAVEVNFDGITYAKGASVLKQLVAYVGVDEFFAGVRAYFDEHAWGNTELSDLLAKLEEASGRDLSNWSREWLETAGVNTMRPEFEVDADGNFTSFAVLQEAPAEHPTLRSHRLAIGLYDRTDKGIVRRERVELDVTGERTEVPELVGRAQPDLVLINDDDLTFIKLRLDERSLRTVVESVGEIVESLPRALAFAAAWDMTRDGEMPARDYVRLVGANLAGVDDVAVAQTLQRQAVSALVNYVDPAWQEEGFDLLATRLRELLTSAEPGSDLQLVYAHGFADAARSAEHLSLLRGLYDGAIEVDGLKVDTDLRWTLLRRLVAAGAAGEEEIAAELERDATAAGERAAAGCRAAIPTADAKAAAWERITGGTLANAEFRATLGGFTEPAHAELLRPYVDRYFGQLAEAWAKWTGEFAQTFAEFAYPGYLVEEETLRRTDAYLESEDPAPALRRLLLEGRAGVERALHARAQDAAAAG, encoded by the coding sequence GTGGCGGGCAACCTGACACGTGAGGAGGCACGGGAGCGGGCGCGGATCCTCAGCGTCGACTCCTACGCCGTGGAACTCGATCTCACCTCAAGCGACCAGACCTTCGCCTCCACCACCGTGGTCCGGTTCCGCTGTTCCGAACCGGGGGCGGCCAGCTTCGTGGACCTGGTGGCTCCGACCGTGCGCGAGATCACCCTGAACGGCGCCGCCCTGGACCCGGCCGAGGTGTTCGACGGGGAGCGGATCACCCTGCCCTCGCTGCAGGCCGACAACGAGCTGCGCGTCGTGGCCGACGCCGCCTACATGCGCACCGGCGAGGGCCTGCACCGGTTCGTGGACCCCGTCGACGGCAACGTCTACCTCTACAGCCAGTTCGAGACCGCCGACGCGCACCGGATGTACGCCTGCTTCGACCAGCCCGACCTGAAGGCGACGTTCGAGCTGACCGTGCTGGCCCCCGCCGACTTCGAGGTGGTCTCCAACACCGCGCCCGACGTGGTGCGCGAGCCGGTCAAGAACGACACGGCGGTGCGCTGGCACTTCCCGCCGACCAAGCGGATGTCGACCTACATCACCGCGCTCATCGCCGGCCCCTACCACGTGGTGCGCGACGAGCACGACGGCATCCCGCTGGGCGTGTACTGCCGGGCCTCCCTCGCCCAGTGCCTCGACGCCGACGCGATCCTGGAGGTCACCAAGCAGGGCTTCGACTTCTTCCACCGGGTCTTCGGCGTCCGCTACCCCTTCGGCAAGTACGACCAGCTGTTCGTGCCGGAGTTCAACGCCGGGGCGATGGAGAACGCCGGCGCGGTCACCTTCCTGGAGGACTACGTCTTCCGCTCGCGGGTCACCGAGGCCCGCTACGAGCGCCGCGCCGAGACGATCCTGCACGAGATGGCGCACATGTGGTTCGGCAACCTGGTCACCATGCGCTGGTGGGACGACCTGTGGCTGAACGAGTCGTTCGCCACGTTCGCCAGCGTGTACTGCCAGGCCGAGGCGACCCGGTGGAGGGACGCCTGGACCACCTTCGCCAACGTGGAGAAGGCGTGGGCGCTGCGCCAGGACCAGCTGCCCTCCACCCACCCGATCGCCGCGGACATGCCCGACATGCAGGCGGTCGAGGTCAACTTCGACGGCATCACCTACGCCAAGGGCGCCTCGGTACTCAAGCAGCTGGTGGCCTACGTGGGCGTGGACGAGTTCTTCGCCGGGGTGCGCGCCTACTTCGACGAGCACGCCTGGGGCAACACGGAGCTGTCGGACCTGCTGGCGAAGCTGGAGGAGGCCTCCGGGCGCGACCTGTCGAACTGGTCGCGGGAGTGGCTGGAGACCGCGGGAGTCAACACCATGCGCCCGGAGTTCGAGGTGGACGCCGACGGCAACTTCACCTCCTTCGCGGTGCTCCAGGAGGCCCCGGCCGAGCATCCGACGCTGCGCTCGCACCGCCTGGCCATCGGCCTGTACGACCGCACCGACAAGGGAATCGTGCGCCGGGAGCGGGTGGAGCTGGACGTCACCGGGGAGCGCACCGAGGTGCCCGAGCTCGTCGGCCGGGCCCAGCCCGACCTGGTGCTGATCAACGACGACGACCTCACCTTCATCAAGCTGCGGCTGGACGAGCGGAGCCTGCGCACGGTGGTGGAGAGCGTCGGCGAGATCGTCGAGTCGCTGCCCCGCGCGCTGGCCTTCGCCGCGGCCTGGGACATGACCCGCGACGGGGAGATGCCCGCGCGCGACTACGTGCGCCTGGTCGGCGCCAACCTGGCCGGGGTCGACGACGTGGCGGTGGCCCAGACCCTCCAGCGCCAGGCGGTCTCCGCGCTCGTCAACTACGTCGACCCGGCCTGGCAGGAGGAGGGCTTCGACCTGCTGGCCACCCGGCTGCGGGAGCTCCTCACCTCCGCCGAGCCCGGCAGCGACCTGCAACTGGTCTACGCCCACGGGTTCGCCGACGCGGCGCGCTCCGCCGAGCACCTGTCGCTGCTGCGCGGCCTCTACGACGGCGCGATCGAGGTGGACGGGCTGAAGGTCGACACCGACCTGCGGTGGACGCTGCTGCGCCGCCTGGTCGCGGCCGGGGCCGCCGGGGAGGAGGAGATCGCCGCCGAACTGGAGCGCGACGCCACCGCCGCGGGCGAGCGGGCCGCCGCGGGCTGCCGGGCGGCCATCCCCACCGCCGACGCCAAGGCAGCGGCCTGGGAGCGGATCACCGGCGGCACCCTGGCCAACGCGGAGTTCCGCGCGACCCTCGGCGGGTTCACCGAGCCCGCGCACGCCGAACTGCTCCGCCCCTACGTGGACCGCTACTTCGGGCAGCTCGCTGAGGCGTGGGCCAAGTGGACCGGCGAGTTCGCGCAGACCTTCGCCGAGTTCGCCTACCCGGGCTACCTGGTCGAGGAGGAGACGCTGCGCCGCACCGACGCCTACCTGGAGTCGGAGGACCCGGCTCCGGCGCTGCGCCGCCTGCTGCTGGAGGGACGCGCGGGCGTGGAGCGCGCCCTGCACGCCCGGGCCCAGGACGCCGCGGCGGCGGGCTGA
- a CDS encoding antitoxin translates to MGIRDTFDKAKKLAGKHSDKVEQGLDKGAEQAKQRTGGKYDEHIDKADEAAGDYVRKQGEQDQER, encoded by the coding sequence ATGGGAATCAGGGACACCTTCGACAAGGCCAAAAAACTGGCCGGAAAGCACAGCGACAAGGTGGAGCAGGGCCTCGACAAGGGGGCGGAGCAGGCCAAGCAGCGCACCGGCGGCAAGTACGACGAGCACATCGACAAGGCCGACGAGGCCGCCGGCGACTACGTCAGGAAGCAGGGCGAGCAGGACCAGGAGCGCTGA
- a CDS encoding adenylyltransferase/cytidyltransferase family protein → MTGTDPTREAAPSLTLDWISRPASAERPAVVTGAFDILHVGHVRYLKSVRARGFPLVVGVESDERVRAWKGPGRPVNPAEERAEVLAELACVDGVFIISGPPSAVHWRQYADLLAPLRPAALAYTEGDPYAEAKQRGAAELGALAWELPLTLGRSTTATLGQLARSL, encoded by the coding sequence ATGACGGGAACCGATCCGACGCGGGAGGCCGCGCCCTCGCTGACGCTGGACTGGATCTCCCGGCCGGCCAGCGCGGAACGCCCCGCGGTCGTCACCGGGGCTTTCGACATCCTGCACGTGGGACATGTCCGCTACCTCAAAAGCGTGCGCGCCCGGGGCTTCCCCCTCGTCGTCGGGGTGGAGTCGGACGAGCGGGTGCGCGCCTGGAAGGGGCCGGGCCGTCCGGTCAACCCCGCCGAGGAGCGGGCCGAGGTCCTCGCCGAACTGGCCTGCGTGGACGGGGTGTTCATCATCTCCGGGCCGCCCAGCGCCGTCCACTGGCGGCAGTACGCCGACCTGCTCGCCCCGCTGCGCCCCGCGGCGCTGGCCTACACCGAGGGCGACCCCTACGCCGAGGCCAAGCAGCGCGGCGCCGCCGAACTGGGCGCGCTCGCCTGGGAGCTGCCGCTGACCCTGGGCCGGTCCACCACGGCGACCCTGGGGCAGCTGGCCCGCTCCCTGTAG
- the mgtE gene encoding magnesium transporter: protein MTDAEKPIELTDLLDTNDLVGMRLWLAEHQPYEIADALARLPPERAAVPFRLLDKDRELEVFEELDPGQQQAILAGLRDSAFRELLEKMEPDDRARLLGEAPAKIATKALAGLSPAERRMTAALLGYPENSVGRFMTPDTVILHRDLTVARALEVVRAKGAEAETVYVLPVVDNGRRLSGMVQLSDLVTSAPDTLLKDLVDVFTPRVQATGPAEDAARLMQEANLVALPVVDSEERYVGLLTFDDALELIEAADSEDIARQAGAQPIQGHYAAVGVLRLARARAVWLLLLIVASTLTVNVMQGFEATLERVTALALFVPMLTGTGGNVGSQSATAVVRALAVGEVRLRDLHRVVWKESRVGLLLGVMLATIALVIGSLLVGTGIAAVVALSVVAICAWASIIGSTMPLLARRVGVDPAVVSAPLVSTLVDATGLLIYFSVARVVLGA from the coding sequence ATGACCGACGCCGAGAAGCCGATCGAGTTGACCGACCTGCTCGACACCAACGACCTGGTCGGGATGCGGCTGTGGCTGGCCGAGCACCAGCCCTACGAGATCGCCGACGCGCTGGCCCGCCTGCCCCCGGAACGCGCCGCCGTCCCCTTCCGGCTGCTGGACAAGGACCGCGAACTGGAGGTCTTCGAGGAGCTCGACCCTGGACAGCAGCAGGCGATCCTCGCAGGACTGCGCGACTCGGCCTTCCGGGAGCTGCTGGAGAAGATGGAGCCCGACGACCGGGCCCGGCTCCTCGGGGAGGCCCCGGCCAAGATCGCCACGAAGGCGCTGGCCGGGCTGAGCCCCGCCGAACGCCGCATGACCGCGGCGCTGCTGGGCTACCCGGAGAACTCCGTCGGCCGGTTCATGACCCCCGACACGGTGATCCTGCACCGCGACCTCACGGTCGCCCGCGCCCTGGAGGTGGTGCGCGCCAAAGGGGCCGAGGCCGAGACCGTCTACGTGCTGCCCGTGGTCGACAACGGGCGCCGCCTCTCCGGCATGGTGCAGCTCAGCGACCTGGTCACCAGCGCCCCCGACACCCTCCTCAAGGACTTGGTGGACGTGTTCACGCCCCGCGTCCAGGCCACCGGTCCGGCCGAGGACGCCGCGCGCCTCATGCAGGAGGCCAACCTCGTCGCACTGCCCGTCGTCGATTCCGAGGAACGCTACGTCGGCCTGCTCACCTTCGACGACGCGCTGGAGCTGATCGAGGCGGCCGACTCCGAGGACATCGCCCGCCAGGCCGGAGCCCAACCGATCCAGGGGCACTACGCCGCGGTCGGCGTGCTGCGCCTGGCCCGCGCCCGCGCGGTGTGGCTGCTGCTGCTCATCGTCGCCTCCACACTGACCGTCAACGTGATGCAGGGGTTCGAGGCGACCCTGGAACGGGTGACCGCGCTGGCGCTGTTCGTCCCGATGCTGACCGGTACCGGGGGCAACGTCGGATCGCAGTCGGCCACCGCCGTGGTGCGCGCCCTGGCCGTGGGCGAGGTGCGGCTGCGCGACCTGCACCGGGTCGTCTGGAAGGAGTCGCGGGTCGGGCTGCTGCTGGGGGTGATGCTCGCGACGATCGCGCTCGTCATCGGCTCCCTGCTGGTGGGGACCGGGATCGCGGCCGTGGTGGCGCTGTCGGTGGTGGCGATCTGCGCCTGGGCCTCGATCATCGGCAGCACCATGCCGCTGCTGGCCCGCCGGGTCGGGGTCGATCCCGCGGTGGTGTCCGCGCCGCTGGTCTCGACCCTGGTCGACGCCACCGGTCTGCTCATCTACTTCTCCGTCGCGCGCGTCGTCCTGGGGGCGTGA
- a CDS encoding ribose-5-phosphate isomerase, producing the protein MRIYIGSDHAGYELKQHLVSWLREHGHEVVDAGPAVYDAADDYPPFVLRAAEGVAKDPEALGIVLGGSGNGEQIAANKVKGVRSALVWSKETARLAREHNDANVISIGARMHSLEEATGFVETFLDTPYSGEERHSRRIRMLSDYETTGQLPPLP; encoded by the coding sequence GTGCGTATCTACATCGGATCTGACCACGCCGGCTACGAACTCAAGCAGCACCTCGTCTCCTGGCTGCGGGAGCACGGACACGAGGTGGTCGACGCCGGCCCGGCCGTCTACGACGCGGCCGACGACTACCCCCCGTTCGTCCTGCGCGCCGCCGAGGGGGTGGCCAAGGACCCCGAGGCGCTCGGTATCGTGCTCGGCGGCTCCGGCAACGGCGAGCAGATCGCCGCGAACAAGGTCAAGGGCGTGCGTTCGGCCCTGGTCTGGAGCAAGGAGACGGCCCGGCTCGCCCGCGAGCACAACGACGCCAACGTGATCAGCATCGGCGCGCGGATGCACTCCCTGGAGGAGGCCACCGGCTTCGTCGAGACCTTCCTCGACACGCCGTACAGCGGCGAGGAACGCCACAGCCGCCGGATCCGGATGCTCTCCGACTACGAGACCACGGGACAGCTCCCGCCCCTTCCGTAG
- a CDS encoding GNAT family N-acetyltransferase yields the protein MPTPHRPAASAPWPVRPVTDAEFPEFCRTFHEALLAAPVDEDRLESLRARTDLDRALAAFDGDRIVGTALAFSFEATLPGGSRPVAGVSAVGVLPTHRRRGVLTALMRRQLHDIHERGEEAVATLFASEGGIYGRFGYGLGSLLGTVTIRRGEGVLRADAPRDPGLRLRMAAPAEVRAEMARVHAAARSGRVGEFHRDGEWWDRLFRRFGERHSGYGPAKCVMAEDGAGPAGYALYRTREGYDAHGNADGALEVLELHATRTAALVQLWEFLLNRDLVGSVTADLRPVDDPLLYLLADRHRARWTPGTGFWGRLVDLPRALSERSYAAPVDVVVEVSDAVCPWNRGRWRLVVQGGSAHCARTDRDADLSLDVEVLSSAYLGGEPLTGYAAAGLVRQSRPEAVLELSAALTTPAAPHCSVIF from the coding sequence ATGCCCACTCCACACCGGCCCGCCGCGTCGGCCCCGTGGCCGGTCCGCCCCGTGACCGACGCCGAGTTCCCCGAGTTCTGCCGGACCTTCCACGAGGCCCTGCTCGCCGCCCCCGTGGACGAGGACCGCCTGGAGTCGCTGCGCGCCCGAACCGACCTGGACCGCGCGCTCGCCGCCTTCGACGGCGACCGGATCGTCGGCACCGCGCTGGCGTTCTCCTTCGAGGCGACACTGCCCGGGGGCAGCCGCCCGGTCGCGGGCGTCTCCGCGGTCGGGGTACTGCCCACGCACCGCCGCCGGGGCGTGCTCACCGCCCTGATGCGCCGCCAGTTGCACGACATCCACGAACGCGGGGAGGAGGCGGTGGCCACGCTGTTCGCCTCCGAGGGCGGCATCTACGGGCGGTTCGGCTACGGTCTGGGCTCGCTGCTGGGCACCGTCACGATCCGCCGCGGCGAGGGCGTACTGCGCGCGGACGCCCCGCGCGATCCCGGGCTGCGCCTCCGCATGGCGGCGCCCGCCGAGGTCCGTGCGGAGATGGCGCGGGTGCACGCGGCCGCCCGGAGCGGCCGCGTCGGCGAGTTCCACCGGGACGGGGAATGGTGGGACCGGCTGTTCAGGCGCTTCGGCGAGCGGCACAGCGGCTACGGCCCGGCCAAGTGCGTCATGGCGGAGGACGGCGCCGGACCGGCGGGGTACGCGCTGTACCGGACCCGGGAGGGCTACGACGCCCACGGCAACGCCGACGGCGCCCTGGAGGTGCTGGAACTGCACGCCACCCGGACGGCGGCGCTGGTGCAGCTGTGGGAGTTCCTGCTCAACCGGGACCTGGTGGGCAGCGTCACGGCGGACCTGCGCCCCGTCGACGACCCCCTGCTGTACCTGCTGGCGGACCGCCACCGGGCGCGGTGGACCCCCGGCACCGGGTTCTGGGGACGGCTGGTGGACCTGCCCCGGGCGCTGTCGGAGCGCTCCTACGCGGCGCCGGTGGACGTGGTCGTCGAGGTGTCCGACGCGGTGTGCCCGTGGAACCGGGGGCGTTGGCGCCTCGTCGTCCAGGGCGGCTCCGCGCACTGTGCGCGTACCGACCGCGACGCCGACCTCTCCCTCGACGTGGAGGTGCTCAGCTCGGCGTACCTGGGCGGCGAGCCGCTGACCGGGTACGCGGCCGCCGGCCTGGTGCGCCAGTCGCGCCCGGAGGCGGTCCTGGAGCTGTCCGCGGCTCTGACCACGCCGGCGGCGCCGCACTGCTCGGTCATCTTCTGA
- a CDS encoding disulfide bond formation protein DsbA: MTDERIPADLWFDPLCPWAWMTSRWLLEVEKVRPVRARWHVMSLAVLNEDKDVPEKYREMLREQAWWGVRVAVAVEQRLGNEELGRFYTALGTRLHNRAEPCSVETVAAALADAGQPADLIEAAHSTDYDEALRKSHHDGMDRVGQEVGTPVIAVEDVAFFGPVVSPAPKGEAAGRLWDGVLLVAGTDGFFELKRSRTRDPIFD; encoded by the coding sequence GTGACTGACGAGCGCATCCCAGCGGACCTGTGGTTCGACCCCCTCTGCCCGTGGGCGTGGATGACGTCGCGCTGGCTGCTGGAAGTCGAGAAGGTCCGCCCGGTGCGTGCCCGCTGGCACGTCATGAGCCTCGCCGTGCTCAACGAGGACAAGGACGTGCCCGAGAAGTACCGGGAGATGCTCCGGGAGCAGGCATGGTGGGGGGTGCGCGTGGCCGTCGCGGTGGAGCAGCGCCTGGGCAACGAGGAGCTGGGCCGCTTCTACACCGCCCTGGGCACGCGGCTGCACAACCGCGCCGAGCCGTGCTCCGTGGAGACCGTCGCGGCGGCGCTGGCGGACGCGGGGCAACCGGCGGACCTCATCGAAGCCGCGCACAGCACTGACTACGATGAGGCCCTGCGCAAGTCGCACCATGACGGCATGGACAGGGTCGGCCAGGAAGTGGGCACTCCCGTGATCGCGGTCGAGGACGTCGCCTTCTTCGGCCCCGTTGTGTCCCCCGCCCCCAAGGGCGAGGCCGCCGGTCGGTTGTGGGACGGCGTTCTGCTGGTCGCGGGAACCGACGGGTTCTTTGAACTCAAGCGGAGCCGGACCCGCGACCCCATCTTCGACTAG
- a CDS encoding ABC transporter ATP-binding protein, with protein MMMGGPRTVRTLVNDGSARNAALRPDTLRRVLGYARPHWRRILLFLLATSAGSGIVVANPLLLKTIIDRGIAGADASLVTWLAVAVAALALLETGLNLTGRWLSASIGEGVIYLLRTQAFTHVQRMPLAFFTRTQTGSLISRLNTDVVGAQKAITSVLQSLVANAVSVAAVLSAMFALSWQLTLASLAAIPLFLVPAKYLGRRLAGVHRESMDLNAEMSSLMTERFNVGGAMLVKLYGRPEEESAEFAARAGRVRDIGVTQSVYGGLLYSMLGLITALATAMVYGVGGNLVLRDAFEIGTLVALATLLTRLYGPVTALSNVQVDVMTALVSFERVFEVLDMEPSVAEPADPVELPRGGLSVEFDRVSFRYPGSESSLASLELVPQPEHADDTQVLSDVSFTARPGQLVALVGPSGAGKTTLTHLVSRLYDPTEGVVRIGGVDLRRVRGQALRDAVGVVTQDTQLFHDTIGANLRYARPDATDEELVAALRAAQLGPLLEVLPNGLDTMVGDRGYRLSGGEKQRLAIARLLLKAPSVVVLDEATAHLDSESEAAVQEALAEALRGRTSLVIAHRLATVREADLILVLEDGRVLERGTHEELLERGGLYTALYRTQFASQDRARRSAAD; from the coding sequence ATGATGATGGGCGGTCCCCGCACGGTCCGGACACTGGTCAACGACGGTTCGGCCCGCAACGCGGCCCTCCGTCCGGACACCCTGCGGCGGGTCCTCGGCTACGCCCGCCCGCACTGGCGGCGCATCCTGCTGTTCCTGCTGGCCACGTCGGCCGGCTCCGGCATCGTCGTGGCCAACCCGCTGCTGCTCAAGACGATCATCGACCGCGGCATCGCCGGCGCCGACGCCTCCCTCGTGACCTGGCTGGCCGTGGCCGTGGCCGCGCTGGCCCTGCTGGAGACCGGGCTCAACCTGACCGGCCGGTGGCTGTCGGCGAGCATCGGCGAGGGCGTCATCTACCTGCTGCGCACCCAGGCGTTCACGCACGTGCAGCGCATGCCGCTGGCGTTCTTCACCCGCACCCAGACCGGGTCGCTGATCAGCAGGCTCAACACCGACGTGGTGGGCGCGCAGAAGGCCATCACCTCGGTGCTGCAGTCGCTGGTCGCCAACGCGGTCAGCGTGGCGGCGGTGCTCAGCGCGATGTTCGCCCTGTCGTGGCAGCTCACCCTGGCCTCGCTGGCGGCGATCCCGCTGTTCCTGGTCCCCGCCAAGTACCTGGGCCGCCGCCTGGCCGGGGTGCACCGCGAGAGCATGGACCTGAACGCGGAGATGAGCTCGCTGATGACCGAGCGCTTCAACGTGGGCGGCGCGATGCTGGTCAAACTGTACGGCCGCCCCGAGGAGGAGAGCGCCGAGTTCGCCGCCCGCGCCGGGCGGGTCCGCGACATCGGGGTCACCCAGAGCGTCTACGGCGGCCTGCTCTACTCCATGCTGGGGCTGATCACCGCGCTGGCCACCGCGATGGTCTACGGCGTGGGGGGCAACCTGGTGCTGCGCGACGCGTTCGAGATCGGCACCCTGGTGGCGCTGGCGACCCTGCTGACCCGGCTGTACGGTCCGGTCACCGCGCTGTCCAACGTGCAGGTGGACGTCATGACGGCGCTGGTCAGCTTCGAGCGCGTGTTCGAGGTCCTGGACATGGAGCCGTCGGTGGCCGAGCCCGCGGACCCCGTCGAGCTGCCCCGGGGCGGGCTGTCGGTGGAGTTCGACCGGGTCTCCTTCCGCTACCCGGGGTCCGAGTCCTCGCTGGCGTCCCTGGAGCTGGTGCCGCAGCCGGAGCACGCCGACGACACCCAGGTGCTCAGCGACGTCTCGTTCACCGCGCGTCCCGGACAGCTGGTGGCCCTGGTCGGCCCGTCGGGGGCGGGCAAGACGACGCTGACCCACCTGGTGTCGCGGCTGTACGACCCGACCGAGGGCGTGGTCCGCATCGGCGGTGTCGACCTGCGCCGGGTGCGCGGCCAGGCGCTGCGGGACGCGGTGGGGGTGGTGACCCAGGACACCCAGCTGTTCCACGACACCATCGGGGCGAACCTGCGCTACGCCCGCCCGGACGCCACCGACGAGGAGCTCGTCGCGGCGCTGCGCGCCGCCCAGCTGGGCCCGCTGCTGGAGGTGCTGCCCAACGGCCTGGACACGATGGTGGGGGACCGCGGCTACCGCCTGTCGGGCGGGGAGAAGCAGCGGCTGGCCATCGCCCGGCTGCTGTTGAAGGCCCCGTCGGTGGTGGTGCTGGACGAGGCCACCGCGCACCTGGACTCCGAGTCGGAGGCCGCGGTGCAGGAGGCCCTGGCCGAGGCGCTGCGGGGGCGGACCTCACTGGTCATCGCCCACCGGCTGGCCACGGTGCGCGAGGCCGACCTGATCCTGGTGCTGGAGGACGGCCGCGTCCTGGAGCGCGGCACCCACGAGGAGCTGCTGGAGCGCGGCGGGCTGTACACCGCCCTGTACCGGACCCAGTTCGCCTCCCAGGACCGGGCGCGGCGCAGCGCGGCGGACTGA